A region of Vitis riparia cultivar Riparia Gloire de Montpellier isolate 1030 chromosome 1, EGFV_Vit.rip_1.0, whole genome shotgun sequence DNA encodes the following proteins:
- the LOC117922090 gene encoding non-functional NADPH-dependent codeinone reductase 2-like: MADIAGKPVGSGHARIPLLGFGTAVFPFTASETMKESILHAIKLGYRHIDAAAVYNSEQPVGEAIAEALGLGLIKSRAELFITSKLWCTDAHPDLVLPALRRTLKNLGLEYLDMYLIHFPVSLKPGSCEVPFEEKDLLPLDFKSVWEAMEECQSLGLSKLIGVSNFSCKKLQDLLVTAKISPAVNQVEMNPLWQQKKLREFCNGKGIHVTAYSPLGGRGTLWGTNRVLDCQVLQEIAQAKGKTVAQICLRWALEQDVSILVKSFNKERIEENLEILDWKLSPEESQKIDDIEQQRGFLAPMFVSEHGPYKSLEDFWDGEL; the protein is encoded by the exons ATGGCTGATATTGCCGGCAAGCCGGTGGGCTCAGGCCATGCTAGAATTCCACTCTTGGGTTTTGGAACTGCTGTATTTCCTTTCACTGCATCAGAAACCATGAAAGAATCCATTCTCCATGCCATCAAACTGGGCTACAGACACATCGACGCCGCTGCTGTTTACAACTCGGAGCAGCCCGTGGGTGAAGCGATTGCGGAAGCTTTAGGCCTTGGCCTGATCAAATCAAGGGCGGAGCTATTCATCACGTCAAAGCTTTGGTGCACCGACGCACACCCTGACCTAGTCCTCCCTGCACTACGCAGAACTCTCAA GAATCTTGGGTTGGAATACCTTGATATGTACCTCATACATTTCCCGGTGAGCTTGAAGCCTGGGAGTTGTGAGGTGCCCTTTGAAGAGAAGGATCTTCTTCCTCTGGATTTCAAGTCTGTTTGGGAAGCCATGGAGGAGTGTCAAAGCCTCGGTCTATCAAAACTGATAGGAGTAAGCAACTTTTCTTGCAAGAAACTGCAGGACCTGCTGGTCACTGCAAAGATTTCACCCGCTGTCAATCAA GTGGAGATGAACCCACTATGGCAGCAGAAGAAGCTGAGGGAGTTCTGTAATGGAAAGGGCATCCATGTCACAGCCTACTCCCCATTAGGTGGCAGAGGAACTCTTTGGGGAACTAACCGAGTCCTTGACTGTCAGGTGCTGCAAGAGATTGCTCAGGCGAAAGGGAAGACAGTAGCTCAG ATATGTTTGAGGTGGGCTTTGGAGCAAGATGTGAGTATTCTGGTGAAGAGCTTCAACAAGGAGAGGATAGAAGAGAACCTTGAGATATTGGATTGGAAGTTGAGCCCGGAAGAGTCCCAAAAGATCGATGATATTGAACAGCAAAGAGGGTTTCTTGCACCTATGTTCGTATCAGAACATGGTCCTTACAAATCCCTCGAGGACTTCTGGGACGGAGAACTTTAG
- the LOC117923828 gene encoding non-functional NADPH-dependent codeinone reductase 2-like isoform X2 — translation MATIPRVPIGSSTLPLLGFGTAVFPFAASETMKESILHAIKLGYRHIDAASVYNSEQPLGEAITEALGLGLIKSREELFVTSKLWCSDAHPHLVLPALSKTLKNLGLEYLDLYLVHFPVSLKPGSYVVPFDKTELLPMDFKSVWEAMEVCHSLGLAKFIGVSNFSCKKLQDLLATAKIPPAVNQVLDLEVNPGKCSNLL, via the exons atggcTACCATTCCACGAGTGCCAATTGGCTCGTCTACGCTACCTCTTCTGGGCTTTGGGACGGCCGTATTTCCGTTTGCTGCATCAGAAACCATGAAAGAATCCATTCTCCATGCCATCAAACTGGGCTACAGACACATCGACGCCGCTTCTGTTTACAACTCGGAGCAGCCCCTGGGTGAAGCCATTACCGAAGCTTTAGGCCTTGGCCTAATCAAATCAAGGGAAGAGCTATTCGTCACCTCAAAGCTTTGGTGCTCCGATGCCCATCCTCACCTAGTCCTCCCTGCACTCAGCAAAACTCTCAA gaATCTTGGGTTGGAATACCTTGATCTCTACCTCGTTCATTTTCCGGTGAGCTTGAAGCCAGGGAGTTATGTGGTTCCTTTCGATAAAACGGAGCTGCTTCCCATGGATTTCAAGTCCGTCTGGGAAGCCATGGAGGTATGTCATAGCCTCGGCCTCGCAAAATTCATAGGAGTAAGCAACTTCTCTTGCAAGAAGCTTCAGGACTTGCTCGCCACCGCTAAGATTCCTCCGGCTGTCAATCAG GTGCTAGATTTGGAAGTCAATCCGGGCAAGTGTTCGAATCTATTATGA
- the LOC117923828 gene encoding non-functional NADPH-dependent codeinone reductase 2-like isoform X1 translates to MATIPRVPIGSSTLPLLGFGTAVFPFAASETMKESILHAIKLGYRHIDAASVYNSEQPLGEAITEALGLGLIKSREELFVTSKLWCSDAHPHLVLPALSKTLKNLGLEYLDLYLVHFPVSLKPGSYVVPFDKTELLPMDFKSVWEAMEVCHSLGLAKFIGVSNFSCKKLQDLLATAKIPPAVNQVSALEWLILCVSIFITLITVA, encoded by the exons atggcTACCATTCCACGAGTGCCAATTGGCTCGTCTACGCTACCTCTTCTGGGCTTTGGGACGGCCGTATTTCCGTTTGCTGCATCAGAAACCATGAAAGAATCCATTCTCCATGCCATCAAACTGGGCTACAGACACATCGACGCCGCTTCTGTTTACAACTCGGAGCAGCCCCTGGGTGAAGCCATTACCGAAGCTTTAGGCCTTGGCCTAATCAAATCAAGGGAAGAGCTATTCGTCACCTCAAAGCTTTGGTGCTCCGATGCCCATCCTCACCTAGTCCTCCCTGCACTCAGCAAAACTCTCAA gaATCTTGGGTTGGAATACCTTGATCTCTACCTCGTTCATTTTCCGGTGAGCTTGAAGCCAGGGAGTTATGTGGTTCCTTTCGATAAAACGGAGCTGCTTCCCATGGATTTCAAGTCCGTCTGGGAAGCCATGGAGGTATGTCATAGCCTCGGCCTCGCAAAATTCATAGGAGTAAGCAACTTCTCTTGCAAGAAGCTTCAGGACTTGCTCGCCACCGCTAAGATTCCTCCGGCTGTCAATCAGGTAAGTGCTCTTGAATGGCTTATACTTTGCGTCAGCATCTTCATCACTCTCATAACCGTCGCATAA